One genomic region from Deltaproteobacteria bacterium encodes:
- a CDS encoding phosphosulfolactate synthase, whose protein sequence is MSSKEFGFPFLPIPSRPPKPRRLWVTVMSDPGLPPGYQRDFLMIASDIVDYAKFTDHPGYLSSYPRELIEEKISIYRDCGIKSFPGGIAFEVAAVQGKVKDFFQRVVQLGLQAVEISEDMLSQPLPSSQREAFIHLAKDMGLEVFTELGRKFPDAPLERKEVVESSLRDLKAGAKKVVIENSDLVKLKEEDPTFFTDVLREVGKEQLIFEAGPAQWPELAAWM, encoded by the coding sequence ATGAGTTCAAAAGAATTTGGCTTTCCTTTTTTGCCAATCCCGTCGCGACCACCCAAACCGAGACGTTTATGGGTGACGGTCATGTCGGATCCGGGGTTGCCCCCCGGCTATCAACGGGATTTTCTTATGATCGCCAGCGATATTGTGGACTATGCCAAGTTCACCGACCATCCGGGTTACCTGAGCAGTTATCCCCGGGAATTGATTGAAGAGAAAATCAGCATTTACCGAGATTGCGGAATCAAAAGCTTTCCGGGGGGCATTGCCTTTGAGGTGGCTGCCGTGCAAGGAAAGGTGAAAGATTTCTTCCAAAGGGTCGTGCAGCTTGGGCTTCAGGCTGTAGAGATCAGCGAAGACATGCTTTCCCAGCCGCTTCCTTCCTCTCAGCGGGAGGCGTTCATCCACCTGGCCAAGGACATGGGCCTGGAGGTCTTCACTGAATTAGGACGGAAATTCCCGGACGCTCCCTTGGAGCGAAAAGAAGTGGTCGAATCCAGCCTGCGGGATCTGAAAGCCGGGGCCAAGAAGGTGGTTATTGAAAACAGCGACCTGGTTAAACTCAAGGAAGAGGACCCCACATTTTTTACGGATGTGTTACGGGAAGTGGGGAAGGAACAGCTGATTTTTGAGGCGGGCCCCGCGCAGTGGCCCGAACTGGCGGCCTGGATGAT
- a CDS encoding GntR family transcriptional regulator, translated as MGAQPGSNFLAPPINFISKSEYVYRSLRGAILNGVIKPGSFLNQAELAEQIQVSRMPIRDAINMLAREGLVRIILHKGAKVTHFSPKDIQEIYAIRKILEGYAIREATPHIKKDLLSRLEEINHNINKHAQKRDVDAMIKENERFHLLLYEPCQNQRLVELIQNLWSSYPKRIFWEIKGRAEQVVNQHKEILAAVRAGNPEKAEKLIRANLILSPKAIERMASALGS; from the coding sequence ATGGGAGCGCAACCAGGAAGCAACTTTCTCGCACCGCCGATAAACTTTATCTCGAAAAGTGAATATGTTTATCGCTCCCTTCGAGGAGCCATTTTGAATGGGGTGATTAAACCGGGCAGCTTCTTGAATCAGGCCGAACTGGCCGAGCAAATCCAAGTGAGCCGCATGCCCATCCGCGATGCGATTAATATGTTGGCTCGGGAGGGCCTGGTCCGGATCATTCTCCACAAAGGGGCAAAAGTTACCCATTTTTCCCCTAAGGACATTCAGGAAATTTATGCCATCCGGAAGATCCTGGAAGGTTATGCCATTCGGGAAGCCACCCCGCATATCAAGAAAGACCTTCTTTCCCGTCTGGAAGAGATTAATCACAACATCAACAAGCATGCCCAAAAAAGGGATGTGGATGCCATGATCAAGGAGAATGAACGTTTCCACTTGCTTCTTTACGAGCCGTGTCAAAACCAGAGGCTTGTAGAACTCATCCAGAATTTATGGTCCAGCTATCCGAAACGGATATTTTGGGAAATCAAGGGCCGAGCCGAGCAGGTGGTAAATCAACATAAGGAGATCCTGGCCGCCGTCCGGGCAGGGAACCCCGAGAAAGCCGAAAAATTAATCCGAGCGAATCTCATCCTATCGCCCAAGGCCATAGAGCGAATGGCCTCAGCCCTCGGTAGTTAA
- a CDS encoding alpha/beta hydrolase: MAAELESIVGRYMHLRLGGRPYRVYFEEAGRGIPLVCLHTAGSDTRQYRHLMVDPAVTEHYRVLAFDMPWHGKSTPPPGWQEEEYRLTTETYVEAIISFCRALELDRPVVMGCSMGGRIVIPLAAEYAKELRAVIGLEAADQVQSWFDNTWLHRPDIHGGEMGAARVSGLLAPQSPEETRWETLWGYMQSGPGVFKGDLYFYFYRAESDFRDFMARIDTKVCPVYLLTGEYDYSCTPEDTKRTAAMISGAEVIIMKEMGHFPMSENPELFRSYILPVLEKIRSQK; this comes from the coding sequence ATGGCCGCTGAGCTTGAATCTATCGTTGGTCGTTATATGCATCTGAGGCTAGGCGGACGGCCCTATCGAGTCTATTTTGAGGAGGCTGGCAGGGGAATCCCCCTTGTTTGCCTGCACACGGCTGGCTCGGATACCCGGCAGTACCGACACCTGATGGTGGACCCGGCGGTGACCGAGCATTACCGGGTACTGGCATTCGACATGCCGTGGCATGGAAAGTCTACGCCGCCGCCTGGTTGGCAGGAGGAAGAATACCGCCTGACGACCGAGACCTATGTCGAAGCGATCATAAGCTTCTGTCGGGCATTGGAGCTGGACCGTCCGGTGGTGATGGGTTGTTCGATGGGTGGGCGCATCGTCATCCCCCTTGCGGCAGAGTATGCGAAGGAATTACGTGCGGTCATCGGTCTCGAGGCGGCCGATCAAGTGCAGTCCTGGTTTGACAACACCTGGCTACATCGTCCGGATATACATGGGGGAGAGATGGGCGCTGCCCGGGTCTCTGGACTATTGGCACCCCAAAGTCCGGAGGAAACGCGCTGGGAGACGCTCTGGGGGTATATGCAGAGTGGGCCGGGCGTTTTCAAGGGTGATCTTTACTTCTATTTCTACCGAGCCGAATCCGACTTTCGCGATTTTATGGCGCGCATTGACACGAAGGTCTGCCCGGTCTACCTATTGACTGGCGAGTATGACTATTCCTGCACACCGGAGGATACGAAGCGCACAGCGGCCATGATCTCGGGCGCCGAGGTGATTATCATGAAAGAGATGGGCCATTTCCCAATGTCGGAGAACCCAGAGCTTTTCCGGAGCTATATCCTTCCGGTACTGGAAAAAATTCGTAGCCAGAAATGA
- a CDS encoding cupin domain-containing protein — protein MGGNPELLILDKLPWEPFGGKTKGIFRKSLSSMTFPSGFKASLTLANPAGEFPEHIDPYTHIFYLLEGEGEASVEGQTIPLKKGTALTVAAGKRHGYKNSGPGDLLLITLNISEGGEKSGRN, from the coding sequence ATGGGTGGAAATCCTGAGTTGCTCATTCTTGATAAGTTACCGTGGGAACCTTTCGGAGGGAAGACAAAGGGTATTTTCCGGAAAAGTCTCTCATCGATGACTTTTCCTTCCGGATTTAAGGCCAGCCTTACTTTGGCCAATCCGGCCGGGGAGTTTCCCGAACACATCGACCCCTACACCCATATTTTTTACCTCCTGGAAGGTGAAGGAGAAGCATCGGTCGAGGGCCAGACCATCCCTTTGAAAAAAGGAACTGCCCTGACGGTTGCCGCCGGGAAGAGGCATGGCTATAAGAACTCCGGCCCGGGCGATCTCCTTCTGATCACCCTGAATATTTCCGAGGGAGGAGAGAAAAGCGGGAGAAATTAG
- a CDS encoding alpha/beta hydrolase, producing MEKLSIKLAEGKISYLSGGQGKNMILLHSLNLSAKSWDPVFEPLAQKFTLYALDMPGHGDADKPSQNYLIEDYAQSVITFMDKLNIDKAILCGNSVGALIAVEMAASYAQRVEKLILVGCPARDSWERMERLVLSALSFDAEGNPRPFSMGELAMSFAHPTPDLLNWFNQERAKAGQWVKKTMIAISLYDVFPKLPLVQCPTLVLFGTKDILREKEKVLLQGMKSSKSALIEDAGHVPQVDQPEAFYKEVKRFLECNEIV from the coding sequence TTGGAAAAATTATCAATCAAATTAGCGGAGGGAAAGATTTCTTACCTTTCTGGCGGCCAAGGGAAAAACATGATTCTGCTGCACAGCCTCAATCTCTCGGCCAAATCGTGGGACCCAGTATTTGAACCCTTAGCCCAAAAATTTACTTTATATGCCTTGGACATGCCGGGCCATGGCGATGCTGATAAGCCTTCCCAAAATTACTTGATTGAGGATTATGCCCAGAGTGTTATCACTTTCATGGATAAATTGAATATTGATAAAGCCATCCTCTGCGGCAACTCAGTCGGCGCCCTGATTGCAGTGGAAATGGCAGCTTCTTACGCGCAACGAGTAGAAAAATTAATCCTGGTCGGTTGTCCGGCTCGGGATTCCTGGGAACGAATGGAGCGGTTGGTTCTGTCAGCTCTCAGCTTCGATGCCGAGGGGAACCCGCGGCCATTTTCCATGGGGGAATTGGCAATGTCTTTCGCTCATCCCACACCGGATTTATTGAATTGGTTCAACCAGGAACGGGCGAAAGCGGGTCAATGGGTCAAAAAGACCATGATCGCTATTTCACTCTATGATGTCTTCCCTAAGCTACCATTGGTGCAATGTCCCACTCTTGTTCTTTTTGGCACCAAGGATATTTTAAGAGAAAAAGAAAAGGTCTTACTCCAGGGAATGAAAAGCTCAAAGAGCGCCTTGATAGAAGATGCCGGGCATGTTCCTCAAGTCGATCAGCCAGAGGCCTTTTATAAGGAAGTAAAGCGTTTTTTGGAATGTAATGAAATTGTATAG
- a CDS encoding adenylosuccinate lyase family protein, with the protein MRNQSVLLQNAYGSADMRRIFHERNMVQKWMDFESAISQVQAELGLIPKKAADEITRKSTLEHLTPEMINEFKVDAGHLIVSLIKAFAKMCGPEGEHYHVGPTTQDILDTGLTLLIREAYNVIFPKMIKLEDIWLGLAEQHKHSVMMGRTHGQHAVPITFGFKVACWAYELRDCIERFKEMRKRLFVMKLSAACGARNTFVYLLGKEKTWEMVKRVAERLGLGNPPADLALRTDRFAECTNNLALLVSLLGKIGLEIRDLQRTEFGEVEEPWDSAKQYSSSTMPNKRNPEPSEWQHGLAKLARANALVMMDIQMAGERDATRMGPEMACIPDSFGYADAALNQATRIFSKLVVHTDRMKENLYLQKGIAMSEVVMLKLWQKTGKKVTAHALVHDVSMKAFDEKKSLKQAILDNAEARKQLTDAEIDEITNPEIYYGDAAEQVDFVKAYVMERRKTD; encoded by the coding sequence ATGAGAAATCAGTCAGTCTTGCTCCAGAATGCCTACGGTTCGGCCGATATGCGACGGATCTTCCATGAGCGCAATATGGTGCAAAAATGGATGGACTTCGAGTCGGCCATCAGCCAGGTGCAGGCGGAATTGGGCCTGATCCCCAAAAAAGCTGCCGATGAGATCACCCGCAAATCCACTCTGGAACATTTGACCCCGGAAATGATCAACGAATTCAAGGTGGATGCCGGGCACCTGATCGTTTCTCTCATCAAGGCTTTTGCCAAGATGTGCGGCCCCGAGGGCGAGCATTACCACGTAGGCCCCACCACTCAGGATATCCTGGACACCGGTCTTACCCTTCTAATCCGCGAAGCTTATAACGTCATTTTTCCGAAAATGATCAAGCTGGAGGATATTTGGTTGGGATTGGCGGAGCAGCACAAACATTCCGTGATGATGGGACGAACCCATGGTCAGCACGCCGTTCCCATCACCTTCGGTTTCAAAGTTGCCTGCTGGGCCTATGAGCTGCGGGATTGCATCGAGCGCTTCAAGGAGATGAGAAAGCGGTTGTTCGTGATGAAACTCTCCGCAGCCTGCGGGGCCCGTAATACCTTTGTATATCTCCTGGGCAAAGAAAAGACCTGGGAAATGGTAAAACGAGTGGCCGAGCGCCTCGGCCTGGGCAACCCGCCGGCCGACCTGGCTTTGCGCACAGACCGCTTCGCCGAATGTACGAACAATTTAGCCCTGCTGGTTAGCCTGCTGGGCAAGATCGGGCTGGAAATCCGAGACCTCCAGCGCACGGAGTTTGGAGAAGTGGAAGAACCCTGGGATTCCGCCAAGCAGTACTCCAGCTCCACCATGCCCAACAAGCGCAACCCCGAGCCCAGCGAGTGGCAGCACGGTTTAGCCAAACTGGCCCGGGCCAATGCCCTGGTGATGATGGATATTCAGATGGCCGGGGAACGGGATGCCACGCGAATGGGACCAGAAATGGCCTGCATCCCCGACAGCTTCGGATATGCCGACGCGGCTCTTAATCAGGCCACCCGCATCTTCAGCAAGCTGGTGGTTCATACCGATCGCATGAAGGAGAACCTTTACCTGCAAAAAGGCATCGCCATGTCCGAAGTGGTCATGCTGAAACTCTGGCAGAAGACGGGGAAGAAGGTCACGGCTCATGCCTTGGTCCACGATGTTTCCATGAAGGCTTTTGACGAGAAAAAATCACTCAAACAGGCGATTCTGGATAACGCGGAAGCTCGCAAACAGTTGACCGATGCTGAGATTGACGAGATCACCAATCCTGAGATCTATTACGGCGATGCCGCTGAGCAGGTCGACTTTGTCAAGGCTTATGTCATGGAACGGCGCAAGACCGACTGA
- a CDS encoding lactate utilization protein, giving the protein MQEIDKIYFRKKIGSVLEALKKKKFEAYSFETPAEAKRFLLEQIKPGETVGIGGSVTLRETLQLVQEIRKKGNTVYDHWEADNDPQRRIELKRSHRGVDVFLSSTNAIAADGTLVNLDGGGNRVASLCSGPKRVIVIAGANKLVESVDEAIRRTRNRAAVQRVLRSHYKTPCEVTGVCSDCNAPQRICAALLILMQKPADIDQFTVVLVNEEMGY; this is encoded by the coding sequence ATGCAGGAAATAGATAAGATTTATTTTCGCAAAAAAATCGGCTCTGTCCTGGAGGCTCTGAAGAAAAAGAAATTTGAAGCCTACTCGTTTGAAACGCCGGCGGAAGCCAAGCGTTTCCTGCTCGAACAGATTAAGCCTGGAGAAACGGTGGGCATCGGCGGTTCGGTGACGCTAAGAGAAACTTTGCAGCTTGTCCAGGAGATCCGAAAAAAAGGGAATACGGTTTATGACCATTGGGAGGCGGACAACGATCCGCAGCGACGGATAGAATTGAAGAGGAGTCACCGGGGCGTGGATGTATTTCTGAGCAGCACCAACGCGATTGCCGCTGATGGCACCTTGGTCAATTTGGACGGGGGAGGAAATCGGGTAGCCAGCCTTTGTTCGGGTCCTAAGCGGGTAATCGTCATTGCGGGAGCGAATAAATTGGTTGAATCGGTGGATGAGGCCATCCGGCGAACACGGAACCGGGCCGCGGTTCAAAGAGTGTTAAGGAGCCATTATAAAACACCCTGTGAGGTCACGGGGGTCTGTAGCGATTGTAATGCTCCCCAAAGGATTTGTGCGGCCTTGTTGATCTTAATGCAGAAGCCCGCCGATATCGACCAATTCACAGTCGTTCTCGTCAATGAGGAAATGGGATATTGA